Proteins co-encoded in one Rhopalosiphum maidis isolate BTI-1 chromosome 2, ASM367621v3, whole genome shotgun sequence genomic window:
- the LOC113554930 gene encoding sorting and assembly machinery component 50 homolog B-like: MVLDTANLIETKPIRINRVDIVGLKRTKDDVVKKATKCLFDSKTISDVIAKTMIVKRNLMQLECFKDVSAKLDVDSVNGQDRYYVTIKVEESNWVQGHVKLLSDAHFDNNPDPKLSTGVSFSNLFCRGEKLNLVSDIYSSNKKFSTGSISFTKPLIALFSPYLYTTVFKNHYDRNKFGYLFDEYGLNAGLNLSHEYFKVNLLWEGVARDLKYVQNAPFGIREQLGLTMKSSVKMTASYDTRDSAVFPSYGSLVQCCSEFAGIGGSHEFVKNELTLQHTFSTILGFAVTGSFSFGILDKFGTSSILDNFYLGGPLTFRGFEECGVGKKEDGSITGSSMFWRYNTHVHAPLPFLSKKNKLSQLIRIHLFMNSGNVGNRLGNLTKDIRGLINNVRLSCGAGLALNINNLMRLEINYCLPVYYSNNDSIVSNKNQWGFGLLFF; this comes from the coding sequence atggTTCTGGATACTGCAAACTTGATTGAGACAAAACCAATCAGGATAAATCGTGTGGATATTGTTGGCCTAAAAAGAACTAAAGACGATGTCGTTAAAAAAGCTACAAAATGTCTGTTTGATTCCAAAACCATCAGTGATGTAATTGCCAAGACAATGATAGTTAAAAGAAACCTGATGCAGTTAGAGTGTTTCAAAGATGTATCTGCCAAACTTGATGTTGATAGTGTCAATGGACAGGATAGATATTACGTTACCATTAAAGTGGAGGAATCTAATTGGGTTCAAGGACATGTCAAACTTTTATCCGACGCTCATTTTGACAATAACCCTGATCCTAAACTGTCAACTGGAGTATCATTTTCAAACTTATTCTGCCGtggtgaaaaattaaatttagtgtcTGATATATACTCATCCAACAAGAAATTCTCTACTGGTAGCATTAGTTTTACAAAACCATTAATTGCCTTATTTAGtccatatttatatacaacagTATTCAAGAATCATTatgatagaaataaatttggttatttatttgatgaatATGGGTTAAATGCTGGATTAAATTTAAgccatgaatattttaaagttaatttattgtggGAAGGAGTGGCtagagatttaaaatatgtacaaaacgCACCATTTGGTATACGAGAACAGCTTGGACTTACCATGAAGTCATCTGTTAAAATGACAGCTTCTTATGATACTCGTGATAGTGCTGTGTTTCCCAGTTATGGATCTCTAGTACAGTGTTGTTCAGAATTTGCTGGAATTGGTGGTAGCCATGAGTTTGTAAAAAATGAACTTACCCTTCAACATACATTTAGCACAATCCTTGGTTTTGCTGTTACTGGATCTTTTTCATTTGGAATTTTAGACAAATTTGGAACATCCAGCAttttagacaatttttatCTTGGAGGACCACTGACTTTCAGAGGATTTGAAGAATGTGGTGTGGGTAAAAAAGAAGATGGGAGCATAACAGGTTCTTCAATGTTTTGGAGATACAATACTCATGTACATGCTCCACTtccatttttatctaaaaaaaataaactgtcccaattaataagaatacatttatttatgaattctgGAAATGTTGGAAATCGTCTAGGAAATCTAACCAAAGACATACGAGGATTGATCAACAACGTACGGTTATCATGTGGAGCTGGTTTAGCATTAAACATCAACAATTTAATGagattagaaattaattattgtttaccaGTTTATTATTCCAATAATGATTCTATTgtgtcaaataaaaatcagtGGGGCTTTGGTTTGCTGTTCTTTTAA